In Tepidamorphus gemmatus, the genomic stretch CGACGTTGCCGCGCTCGCCTGCACTGCGACGCCGGACGGAAACGAGCACGTGCGGCTCGACGGCGACAAGACCTGGATCTCGAATGGCGGCATCGCCGACTGGTACGTCGTCTTCGCCCGCACCGGCGAGGCGCCTGGCGCCCGCGGCCTGTCGGCCTTCGTCGTCGAGGCCGGGACGCCCGGATTCGAGATTGCCGAACGCATCGACGTGATCGCCCCGCACCCGCTGGCGACACTCCACTTCGATGGCTGCCGCGTCCCCGTCGCCAACCGGATCGGCCGGGGCGGCGACGGCTTCAGGATCGCCATGGCAACGCTCGACATCTTCCGCTCCACCGTAGGCGCTGCCGCGCTCGGCTTTGCGCGGCGCGCCGCCGACGAGGCACTGGACCGGGCACTGAAGCGCCGGCTGTTCGGCGCACCGCTCGCCGACCTGCAGCTCACCCAGGCACGTCTCGCCGACATGGCCACGGGTATCGACGCGGCAGCGCTGCTGATCTACCGCGCCGCCTGGACGAAGGATACGGGCGCGCCGCGCATCACCCGCGAGGCAGCGATGGCGAAGATGTTCGCTACCGAGACGGCCCAGTCGGTGATCGATGCCGCCGTCCAGCTGTTCGGCGGCCTGGGGGTCAGGAGCGGCACGAAGGTCGAGGAGCTCTATCGCGAGATCAGGGCTCTCAGAATCTACGAGGGAGCGACCGAGGTTCAGAAGATCGTCATCGCCCGCGAGATGCTGAAGGCGGCAGAGGCCGCCGGCGCGCGGGCCGACGCGCGTCACTAGCCGCTTCGCCGCGCCGGAAGGCGGGCGCGGACACGGCATCGGAGGACGGAACATGCTGCCGAGTGGACACGTCGACACCTTTGCCCGGGACAACCTCCCGCCGGCCGGACAA encodes the following:
- a CDS encoding acyl-CoA dehydrogenase family protein gives rise to the protein MPDTSFLDWPFFEDAHRARAGALALWADTAVAGLIDHHDVDGSCRALVRALGDAGWLKAAAPLAGPGMTARHDVRTLCLSREILAYRSGLADFAFAMQGLGSGPVALAGTDEQKARWLPGVGAGTAIPAFALSELEAGSDVAALACTATPDGNEHVRLDGDKTWISNGGIADWYVVFARTGEAPGARGLSAFVVEAGTPGFEIAERIDVIAPHPLATLHFDGCRVPVANRIGRGGDGFRIAMATLDIFRSTVGAAALGFARRAADEALDRALKRRLFGAPLADLQLTQARLADMATGIDAAALLIYRAAWTKDTGAPRITREAAMAKMFATETAQSVIDAAVQLFGGLGVRSGTKVEELYREIRALRIYEGATEVQKIVIAREMLKAAEAAGARADARH